In Lodderomyces elongisporus chromosome 1, complete sequence, a genomic segment contains:
- the ISW1 gene encoding chromatin-remodeling ATPase isw1: MNINNGSKDMVNNYSNIFNHSDKLISPSNFTQNFNSKTLKLNPYNLNLLLKSDPGMHNTNALAPAVDQLPECFEKENNNINIEHNEVTKQPIKQQLNNVTPQRLYTTYDLFPNYYDIDHGNVMNYNQIFINNDNNNYNKDNIGSSGSSSTGNVYNRHRILPNDIVFNRCVTPSSSITSPEDDPDSDLYKFSIVKIISPKRNVTPALCHHSRNTIQLENRPPMLKSHSESQILKTSPYDLENTWSEHNDTEEITKLKSPFSQSQRKLLPQSSPAPQPAPEQHYCNASLLNIGTPAPVKSQFVKRNAFPKHSISNLVEVQHLDFRALLQSQYSTKLTESLRLCASDIQCNGHCPRLFNNYIEMVDHYHENNIMHFILKERHYRCPVKECPLHLVGTKNRADLRHHVHYEHIASGYVHEYFQAYNQQIREILFTPSLETEKTLNGKELQFVPNVEKYFTKTEKQQVDIAKTSSRFKYLLGLTGLFGHFIEAKANKDPLFRKIVDDLNDQKSKSSQTNNSSASSHRRRKTEKEEDAELMKVEKSGGAQTFEFSESPGYVHGKLRPYQVQGLNWLVSLYENNLSGILADEMGLGKTLQSISFLGYLRFMHGINGPHLVIAPKSTLDNWHREFNRWIPEINAVVLQGDKEERSELIKNRIMTCDFDVIIASYEIVIREKSTFKKFNWEYIVIDEAHRIKNEESLLSQIIRMFHSKNRLLITGTPLQNNLRELWALLNFILPDVFADNESFDEWFQNNDNSEEDQEVISQLHKVLKPFLLRRIKADVEKSLLPKKEINVYTKMTPMQRNLYQKILEKDIDAVNGANKKESKTRLLNIVMQLRKCCNHPYLFDGVEPGPPFTTDEHLVFNAQKMIILDKLLKKFKAEGSRVLIFSQMSRMLDILEDYCYFREYQYCRIDGQTEHVDRINAIDEYNKPGSEKFVFLLTTRAGGLGINLTSADIVILFDSDWNPQADLQAMDRAHRIGQTKQVKVFRFITENAIEEKVLERAAQKLRLDQLVIQQGRNTAGLDGQQSSKAASKNELLDMIQHGAADVFKKDDDGQDVDIEEILKRSEEKTQELNEKYSKLNLNALQNFSNDESVYEWNGENFKKKEPATITNIGHAWINPGKRERKENYSINSYYKDVLNTGGRTQPTVNKSGPRPPKQLNLYDHQFYPPKLLELYELEKNYYKKQTQYKAPLRAGDASTLKERELEQRLEQEEIDNSSPLTEEERQLKAELMDQGFGNWNRKDFYHFISVCSKYGRNSIPMIAKEFPEKTEEEVREYAKAFWKNYKEIDGYEKYIGQIESGEEKIIKSRLQKEALRRKLSQYKYPLLELKLKFPPSSSTKRVYSEEEDRFLLVQLYRFGVDSPNIYERIKEAIRDSPFFQFDFFLQSRSAQEIGRRCVTLLGCVTKEINPESHVKVPNGGGSTSAKGGTGGATKRKESTPIDGKAKRSKK, encoded by the exons ATGAACATTAACAATGGCAGCAAAGATATGGTTAATAACTACTCAAATATCTTTAACCATTCTGACAAATTGATATCACCCTCCAATTTCACCCAAAACTTTAACtccaaaactttgaaattaAACCCCTATaatttaaatttgttgTTAAAACTGGATCCAGGTATGCACAATACCAACGCTTTAGCTCCAGCTGTTGACCAACTACCAGAatgctttgaaaaagaaaataacaacatcaacattgaACATAACGAAGTTACAAAACAACCAATAAAACAACAGCTCAATAATGTGACACCCCAAAGACTTTATACGACATATGATTTGTTTCCAAATTATTATGACATTGACCATGGCAATGTCATGAATTATAATcaaatatttataaataacgacaacaacaactacaacaaagACAACATTGGTAGCAGCGGTAGTAGTAGCACTGGCAATGTTTACAACAGACACAGAATTTTACCCAATGATATAGTTTTCAATCGATGTGTAACTCCATCCTCATCGATCACCTCCCCTGAAGATGATCCAGACCTGGATCTTTACAAATTCTCAATTGTCAAAATCATCAGTCCCAAAAGAAATGTAACCCCTGCTTTATGTCACCATTCAAGAAACACAATACAACTTGAAAATCGACCACCCATGTTGAAGTCTCATTCAGAATCTCAGATACTAAAAACATCACCCTatgatttggaaaataccTGGAGTGAGCATAATGACACAGAAGAGATAACAAAGCTAAAGTCACCATTTTCACAGCTGCAAAGGAAATTATTACCACAATCATCACCAGCACCACAACCAGCACCAGAACAACATTATTGCAACGCGAGTTTGTTAAATATCGGTACCCCTGCGCCTGTAAAACTGCAATTTGTCAAAAGAAATGCATTTCCTAAACATAGTATTTCCAACTTAGTTGAAGTACAGCATTTGGATTTCCGTGCACTTTTACAATCTCAATACTCAACAAAATTAACTGAATCACTAAGGCTATGTGCATCAGACATACAATGCAATGGCCACTGCCCCCGATTATTCAACAACTATATAGAAATGGTAGACCATTATCATGAAAACAATATTATGCACTTTATCCTCAAGGAAAGGCATTATAGATGTCCTGTTAAGGAATGCCCTTTGCACTTGGTTGGAACCAAGAACCGTGCCGATTTAAGACATCACGTCCATTATGAACATATAGCACTGGGATACGTCCATGAATACTTCCAAGCTTATAATCAACAAATTAGAGAAATCCTATTT ACTCCTTCACTTGAAACGGAAAAGACCTTAAATGGCAAAGAGTTGCAATTTGTACCAAATGTGGAAAAGTATTTCACCAAAActgaaaaacaacaagttGACATTGCCAAAACAAGCAGCAGATTCAAATACTTATTGGGACTCACAGGATTGTTTGGACATTTTATCGAggcaaaagcaaacaagGACCCATTGTTTAGgaaaattgttgatgatttgaATGACCAAAAACTGAAATCatcacaaacaaacaattcgTCTGCTTCATCGCataggaggaggaagacagagaaagaagaagatgccGAATTAATGAAAGTAGAGAAACTGGGAGGTGCACAAACTTTTGAGTTTAGTGAAAGTCCCGGGTACGTACATGGAAAATTGAGACCATATCAAGTCCAGGGATTGAATTGGCTCGTTTCATTGTATGAAAACAATTTGTCAGGTATATTGGCCGATGAGATGGGATTGGGCAAAACACTACAAagtatttcatttttgggTTATTTAAGGTTCATGCACGGAATCAATGGCCCACACTTGGTGATTGCGCCCAAGTCTACCTTGGACAATTGGCATAGAGAATTTAATCGCTGGATACCAGAGATAAATGCAGTTGTGTTGCAGGGAGataaggaagaaagaagtgAGTTGATCAAAAATAGGATTATGACATGTGACTTTGATGTCATAATTGCATCATACGAGATAGTTATTCGTGAAAAATCGACATTTAAAAAGTTTAACTGGGAATACATTGTTATCGATGAGGCACACAGAATTAAAAATGAGGAAAGTCTTTTGTCACAGATTATTAGAATGTTTCACTCTAAAAATAGATTATTGATTACTGGAACACCGTTGCAGAATAATTTGAGGGAGCTTTGGGCATTGTTGAACTTTATTTTACCTGATGTCTTTGCCGATAACGAATCGTTTGATGAATGGTTTCAAAACAATGATAATAGCGAAGAAGATCAAGAAGTCATTCTGCAACTTCACAAAGTGTTAAAACCATTTCTTTTGCGGAGAATCAAGGCTGATGTTGAAAAATCATTATTGCCAAAGAAGGAGATCAATGTCTATACCAAAATGACACCCATGCAAAGAAACTTGTATCAAAAAATATTGGAGAAGGATATAGATGCCGTTAATGGCGCGAACAAAAAGGAATCAAAAACAAGGTTACTCAACATTGTGATGCAATTGAGAAAGTGCTGTAACCATCCTTATTTATTTGATGGGGTTGAGCCTGGTCCACCATTTACTACTGATGAACATTTGGTGTTTAATGCACAAAAAATGATTATATTGGAcaagttgttgaaaaaatttaaagcaGAAGGTTCTAGAGTATTGATTTTCTCGCAGATGAGTCGTATGTTGGATATTTTAGAGGATTACTGTTATTTCCGTGAATACCAATACTGTAGAATCGATGGACAAACCGAGCATGTTGATCGAATCAATGCCATTGACGAGTATAACAAACCAGGCAGCGAGAAATTTGTGTTTTTATTGACCACTAGAGCTGGTGGATTGGGTATTAATTTGACTTCAGCAGACATTGTTATCTTATTCGATTCTGACTGGAACCCTCAAGCAGATTTACAGGCAATGGATCGTGCACATAGAATCGGACAAACCAAGCAAGTCAAAGTATTTAGATTTATTACTGAAAATGCTATTGAAGAGAAAGTTCTTGAAAGAGCAGCACAAAAACTTAGACTAGACCAATTGGTTATCCAGCAAGGTCGTAATACAGCTGGGCTCGATGGTCAGCAGAGCAGCAAAGCTGCATCTAAGAATGAATTGTTGGACATGATACAGCATGGTGCTGCTGATGTGTTTAAAAAGGACGACGATGGACAAGACGTGGATATTGAAGAGATTTTGAAACGGTCCGAAGAAAAGACACAGGAGTTGAATGAGAAATACTCCAAGTTGAACTTGAATGCATtgcaaaatttttcaaatgacGAGAGTGTTTACGAGTGGAATGGTGAAAAtttcaagaagaaagaaccagcaacaataaCCAATATTGGTCATGCATGGATCAATCCGGGCAAAAGAGAGCGTAAAGAAAATTATTCCATCAACCTGTATTACAAAGATGTGTTGAATACTGGCGGAAGAACACAACCCACAGTCAATAAATCGGGACCAAGACCCCCGAAGCAACTCAACTTGTATGACCACCAATTTTATCCACCTAAACTTTTGGAGCTTTACGAGTTGGAGAAAAACTATTATAAGAAGCAAACCCAATACAAAGCACCCTTGAGAGCTGGCGATGCGTCAACTTTGAAAGAACGGGAGTTGGAGCAACGACTCGAACAAGAGGAAATAGATAACTCGCTGCCGTTGACGGAAGAAGAGAGACAATTGAAGGCAGAATTGATGGACCAGGGTTTTGGAAATTGGAACAGAAAAGACTTTTACCATTTCATTTCTGTTTGCTCAAAATATGGCCGTAATTCCATACCAATGATAGCCAAGGAGTTTCCAGAGAAGACTGAGGAAGAAGTAAGGGAATATGCAAAGGCGTTTTGGAAGAATTACAAAGAGATTGATGGATACGAAAAGTATATTGGTCAAATTGAACTGGGCGAAGAGAAAATCATCAAATCCAGATTACAGAAAGAGGCATTGAGACGAAAATTGTCGCAGTACAAGTATCCATTATTGGAATTGAAGCTCAAATTCCCACCTTCTTCGAGTACAAAGAGAGTTTATagcgaagaagaagaccgATTTTTGTTGGTGCAACTTTACCGTTTTGGAGTAGATCTGCCCAATATTTATGAGAGAATTAAAGAAGCCATCCGAGACTCACCATTTTTCCAgtttgatttctttttgcagAGTAGGTCAGCACAAGAGATTGGAAGGAGGTGTGTTACATTGTTGGGATGTGTCACCAAGGAAATCAACCCCGAGCTGCATGTTAAGGTACCGAATGGTGGCGGATCAACAAGTGCAAAAGGAGGAACAGGTGGTgcaacaaagagaaaagagtcAACACCTATAGATGGAAAGGCAAAGAGGCTGAAAAagtaa
- the AGP3 gene encoding General amino acid permease, translated as MSIPYDSAATATAQKHSYVVDSNHNYSHNLNHNHNQIPNKDVFESVKSQELEDVSSANASSDNNKNYDTRGLKHGLKDRHLSLIALAGIIGPGIAVGAAQALANGPAAMLIGFGIIGIIALIMMQSLGELTTLYPTGGAFSTLGAKFVDYAYGGAVGWNYVIVWVCVLANEYNVTAAILQFWGPQVPLYGYILMFWALFMGFQFLGVKTFGEFEFWLALFKIFGFIAFYIFSIVYVSGGVKGTKAFGFHYWNDPGPFKSGFKSVASCFTFASTFYSGTEVVAIAASESKNPGRAVPSAIRQTVWRILIIYIGIAISYGLTVPYNDSRLQRDTKTLSSPMTIAIQRAGWEGGAHLINAFIIVICISAINSSIYTGSRAMVHLAHEGCAPFFFKWVTKQGVPWVAVVVMNCLGLISLMNYSTDAANAYSYIVNLSGVAVFIVWGNICFYHLRFRRAMKLQGRSLDELPFKAWGYPYLPIIGVILNLFLALIQGWQYFKPFDAGNWVDAYVLLPFFFVLYFGFKIWHKSKWVDLNEVDLDAGRRADVDVHEKPSSKWIP; from the coding sequence ATGTCTATACCGTACGATTCTGCAGCTACAGCTACAGCACAAAAACATCTGTATGTGGTTGATAGCAACCACAACTACAGTCACAACCtcaatcacaatcacaatcaaaTTCCAAACAAAGATGTGTTTGAACTGGTCAAGTCCCAAGAATTGGAAGACGTGAGCTCAGCTAATGCGTCTAGCGATAACAATAAAAACTATGATACTAGAGGATTGAAACACGGACTCAAGGATAGACACTTGTCGTTGATTGCATTGGCCGGTATTATTGGTCCCGGTATTGCTGTTGGTGCAGCACAGGCCTTGGCCAATGGTCCTGCAGCAATGTTGATTGGGTTTGGTATAATTGGTATTATTGCCTTGATTATGATGCAATCCTTGGGTGAATTAACCACGTTATACCCCACAGGTGGTGCATTCTCGACATTGGGTGCCAAGTTTGTCGATTACGCATACGGTGGTGCAGTTGGATGGAACTATGTCATTGTGTGGGTCTGTGTATTGGCCAATGAGTACAATGTTACTGCCGCCATTTTGCAATTCTGGGGTCCCCAAGTGCCACTCTATGGCTACATATTGATGTTCTGGGCCTTATTTATGGGTTTCCAATTCTTGGGAGTCAAGACATTTGGCGAATTTGAGTTTTGGTTGGCCTTGTTCAAAATCTTTGGGTTTATTGCATTCTACATCTTTTCCATTGTATATGTTTCTGGTGGAGTTAAGGGCACAAAGGCATTTGGATTCCATTATTGGAATGATCCTGGTCCATTCAAGTCTGGGTTCAAGTCAGTTGCAAGCTGTTTCACGTTTGCTAGTACATTTTATAGTGGAACCGAAGTGGTAGCTATTGCTGCTTCAGAATCAAAGAACCCAGGTAGAGCAGTACCATCAGCAATAAGACAAACAGTGTGGCGTATCTTGATAATCTATATTGGTATTGCCATTAGTTATGGATTAACTGTGCCGTACAATGATAGTCGTTTGCAAAGGGACACAAAGACATTGAGTTCGCCCATGACGATTGCTATCCAAAGAGCCGGATGGGAAGGTGGAGCGCATTTGATCAATGcatttattattgttatttgtATTTCTGCCATCAACTCGTCGATATATACTGGATCTAGGGCAATGGTGCATTTAGCACATGAAGGATGTGCaccattctttttcaagtGGGTTACTAAGCAAGGTGTGCCCTGGGTTGCAGTGGTTGTGATGAATTGTTTGGGGTTGATCTCCTTGATGAATTATAGTACAGATGCTGCCAATGCGTACAGCTACATTGTTAATTTATCAGGTGTGGCAGTGTTTATTGTTTGGGGTaacatttgtttttacCATTTGAGGTTTAGAAGAGCCATGAAGTTGCAAGGCAGGTCATTGGATGAGTTGCCTTTTAAAGCGTGGGGATACCCGTACTTGCCCATTATTGGAGTTAttctcaatttgtttttggccTTGATCCAAGGTTGGCAGTATTTCAAACCGTTTGATGCAGGCAATTGGGTCGACGCGTATGTGTTGTTgcccttcttttttgtgttGTATTTCGGATTCAAGATTTGGCACAAGTCGAAATGGGTGGACTTGAATGAGGTGGATTTGGACGCAGGACGAAGAGCCGATGTTGATGTACATGAGAAACCAAGCAGTAAATGGATTCCatag
- the PST2_1 gene encoding flavodoxin-like fold protein (CAZy:AA6), translated as MKVAIIIYSLYGHVYELALAEKKGIESAGGQADIYQVPETLSPEILAKMHAPPKPDVPEASTETLQEYDAFLFGIPTRYGNFPAQWKVFWDRTGKLWSQNALRYKYAGVFVSTGTPGGGQETTVINSLSTLTHHGIIYVPFGYGDPEMTNLDIVHGGSPWGAGTFAGADGSRKPNELELGIAKQQGHDFYQVVTREPRK; from the coding sequence ATGAAGGTTGCAATCATCATCTATTCTTTATATGGACACGTTTATGAGCTTGCCCTTGCCGAGAAGAAAGGCATTGAATCCGCTGGCGGACAAGCTGACATTTATCAAGTTCCTGAAACTCTTTCACCCGAGATTCTTGCAAAGATGCATGCTCCACCCAAGCCCGATGTTCCCGAAGCGTCGACTGAGACGTTGCAAGAATATGATGCTTTCTTGTTTGGTATTCCAACTAGGTATGGTAATTTCCCAGCTCAATGGAAAGTGTTTTGGGATAGAACAGGTAAATTGTGGTCTCAAAATGCCTTGAGATATAAATATGCTGGCGTGTTTGTGTCAACTGGAACACCGGGTGGTGGACAAGAAACTACGGTTATTAATAGTTTGAGTACATTGACACACCATGGTATTATTTATGTTCCTTTTGGGTATGGAGACCCCGAAATGACTAATTTGGATATTGTCCATGGTGGTTCTCCATGGGGTGCAGGAACATTTGCTGGTGCCGATGGGTcaagaaaaccaaatgaATTGGAGTTGGGAATAGCTAAACAACAAGGACATGATTTCTACCAAGTAGTCACCAGGGAACCCAGAAAATAA
- the VMA9 gene encoding H(+)-transporting V0 sector ATPase subunit e produces the protein MSGYTVIIVLVVVVAISCLTWVFAPKENTTVFRSSVILGLAMCYLMWAITYLAQLHPLEAPRRSDLRPEFAE, from the exons ATGAGCGG GTATACTGTTATAATAGTactagtggtggtggtggctATTTCATGCTTGACTTGGGTATTTGCTCCCAAGGAGAACACAACTGTGTTCAGATCATCAGTGATATTGGGACTAGCTATGTGTTACTTGATGTGGGCTATTACATACTTGGCTCAATTGCACCCTCTAGAAGCGCCCAGAAGATCAGATTTGAGACCAGAGTTTGCAGAATAA